Below is a genomic region from Marinobacter salarius.
CCCGCATCTGGACGGCAAGGTGGATTACTACGAGTTGTCCACGCCCCTGTCTACCGATTACTTCTGCCGCTACAGCAAGGGCGAAATCTACGGCCTGAACCATTCGCCCAGCCGCTTTGAACAGGACTGGCTGAAGCCCAAGACCCGCATTCCCGGCCTGTACCTGACCGGCCAGGATGTGATGACCTGCGGTGTGGCCGGGGCAATGATCGGCGGCCTGCTCGCCACCGTGGCGGTCAGTGGCCTGAAGGGGTTGCCATTGGCGAAGAGGATGTTTGTGGGGTAAATCCTCACTCACAACATTTCAGCAACTGCGTGGCATGCTCCCGCAACGCATCCTTGAGCCCATCCGGCTTGAGGATGGTAAACCGGAACGGGAGCTGCGCCAGCCACCAGGCAAACCACTCGAAACTGTCGGTTTGGGTGGTTAGCAACAAGCCATCTTCACGCTGTTCGAATCCCTCCGCACAGGAGGAATGAAAACCAAACACGGCTGAGGCCGACTCACGGTCCGTATGCAGCAATAACGACACCTCGTGGGTCCGCCCCCAGGACAGGAAGCTCTCACTCAGGAAATCCGCCGCATCAAAATCCGGTGGCCGCTGAAAAGTGGCCGTTAACAGGTGGACATGGCTGATGCGGTCCAGCCGGAACGAGCGCATGGCCTGGCGGAGATGGCAAAAGCCAGTTAGATACCAGCGCCCCTGACGGAACACCAGGCCGTAGGGATCCACGCTGCGGTCGATCCCGCCGTGGTCCGGGGAGTGGTAGGTAAACCCCACCGAGCGCATCGCTTCCGTGGCAACGGTCAGGGTTTGCAGGGCGCGGTCGTCCAGGCTGGGCTCGCCCCGGGGAAGGATCACCCGGGTGGTGTCGCTGACACCGCGTACCCGCTTTTTCAGGTTGGCCGGCATCACCCGTTCCAGCTTCGCCTGCACGCTGGCAATGGCCGGCGCCGCATCCGCCAGCCCAAGCTGTCGGGCGGCCAGAAGCCCGAGGGAGACCGCCAGGGTTTCCTCGTCGGTGAACATCATTGGCGGCAACTTGAAGCCGGCCACCAGTCGGTATCCACCATAGCGGCCCAACTCGGTCATCACCGGAATCCCCAGCTCTTCGAGCACCGTGATGTAGCGTCGGATGGTTCGCCGATCCACGCCCAGCCGCTCAGCCAGTTCGGCACCGCCGATTTGCCCATGAGCCTGCAACAACTCCAGCACAGTTAACACACGGGTGGTGGGACCAGACATTGTCACCTTCCTCCTGGCAGTTTCTACGCTCACTTACATTAAAAATGCATCTTCCCACTTATCTAGGACAGATATTCGCCTAATACCACATTAATCTGATCTCGCAGTAACCCATACCCTTGAAAAAACAGGCTCGAAAAGGAGATCAGCATGTCGGAACTCACCTTTTACACCCACCCCATGTCACGTGGCCGCGTTGTACGCTGGATGCTGGAGGAAGTCGGCATTCCCTACACCGTAGAGACGATGGAATTCGGCCCGGACATGAAAACCCCGGAATACCTGGCCATCAATCCCATGGGCAAGGTGCCCGCCATCAAACACGGCAGCACCATTGTGACCGAGGTGGCGGCCATCTGCGCTTACCTGGCGGACCAGTTCCCGGACAAGAAGCTTGCCCCACCGGCTG
It encodes:
- a CDS encoding YafY family protein; amino-acid sequence: MSGPTTRVLTVLELLQAHGQIGGAELAERLGVDRRTIRRYITVLEELGIPVMTELGRYGGYRLVAGFKLPPMMFTDEETLAVSLGLLAARQLGLADAAPAIASVQAKLERVMPANLKKRVRGVSDTTRVILPRGEPSLDDRALQTLTVATEAMRSVGFTYHSPDHGGIDRSVDPYGLVFRQGRWYLTGFCHLRQAMRSFRLDRISHVHLLTATFQRPPDFDAADFLSESFLSWGRTHEVSLLLHTDRESASAVFGFHSSCAEGFEQREDGLLLTTQTDSFEWFAWWLAQLPFRFTILKPDGLKDALREHATQLLKCCE